From the genome of Symbiobacterium terraclitae, one region includes:
- the purD gene encoding phosphoribosylamine--glycine ligase, which yields MKVLIVGGGGREHALAWKAVQSRHIDELHVAPGNPGIGRFAWCHPEVKAADVEGQVALARRLGIDLVIVGPEDPLAAGLVDALTAAGIRAFGPTAAAARIEASKAFAKEVMAAAGVPTAAHAVFTEYEPALAYLETHPGPIVIKADGLAAGKGVQVCADRAEARRALQTAMLDRAFAEAGSRVVIEEYLEGEEVSVLAFSDGRTVKQMVAAQDHKRLGEGDTGPNTGGMGTYAPVPAYTPAIADEVQRRILEPTIGELARRGTPFVGCLFAGLMLTAAGPKVIEFNARFGDPETQVVMPLLDNDLLEVVTACVEGRLHEVELRFRPGAAANIVLASAGYPGRYAKGLPIDGLVEADQAGVTVFHAGTAFNDDGILVTAGGRVLGVMATGPTVRAALAQAYAGVERIRFEGKTYRRDIGARAL from the coding sequence ATGAAGGTCTTGATCGTCGGCGGGGGCGGGCGGGAGCACGCCCTCGCCTGGAAGGCGGTTCAGAGCCGGCACATCGACGAGCTGCACGTGGCCCCGGGCAACCCGGGCATCGGCCGGTTCGCCTGGTGCCACCCAGAGGTGAAGGCCGCCGACGTGGAGGGACAGGTGGCGCTCGCCCGCCGGCTGGGGATTGACCTGGTGATCGTGGGGCCCGAGGATCCGCTGGCGGCGGGCCTGGTGGACGCGCTGACCGCCGCGGGGATCCGCGCCTTCGGCCCCACCGCCGCGGCGGCCCGGATCGAGGCCTCCAAGGCGTTCGCCAAGGAGGTGATGGCCGCGGCCGGCGTGCCCACCGCGGCCCACGCCGTCTTCACCGAGTACGAGCCCGCCCTGGCCTACCTGGAGACGCATCCCGGCCCCATCGTCATCAAGGCCGACGGCCTGGCCGCGGGCAAGGGCGTGCAGGTCTGCGCGGACCGCGCGGAGGCCCGCCGGGCCCTGCAGACCGCCATGCTGGACCGGGCGTTCGCCGAGGCGGGCAGCCGGGTGGTGATCGAGGAGTACCTGGAGGGGGAGGAGGTATCGGTTCTCGCCTTCAGCGACGGCCGCACGGTGAAGCAGATGGTGGCGGCGCAGGACCACAAGCGGCTGGGCGAAGGCGACACCGGCCCCAACACCGGCGGGATGGGCACCTACGCGCCGGTGCCCGCCTACACGCCGGCCATCGCGGACGAGGTGCAGCGCCGGATCCTCGAGCCGACCATCGGCGAGCTGGCTCGCCGGGGTACGCCATTTGTCGGCTGCCTCTTCGCCGGCCTGATGCTGACGGCCGCCGGGCCGAAGGTCATCGAGTTCAACGCCCGGTTCGGCGACCCCGAGACGCAGGTCGTCATGCCGCTGCTTGACAACGACCTCCTGGAGGTGGTTACGGCCTGCGTGGAGGGGCGGCTGCACGAGGTGGAGCTGCGCTTCCGCCCGGGAGCGGCGGCCAACATCGTGCTGGCCTCTGCCGGCTACCCGGGCCGCTACGCGAAGGGCCTGCCCATCGACGGCCTGGTGGAGGCAGACCAGGCAGGCGTCACCGTGTTCCACGCGGGTACCGCCTTCAACGACGACGGTATCCTGGTCACCGCAGGAGGGCGGGTCCTGGGCGTCATGGCCACCGGCCCGACCGTCCGCGCCGCGCTGGCGCAGGCCTACGCCGGCGTCGAGCGGATCCGGTTCGAGGGCAAGACCTACCGGCGCGACATCGGCGCCCGGGCCCTGTAG